The nucleotide window tatagggaaattaaggtagaCATAGATTAAGTGACCTACACAGGATCACACATagttgaggcaggatttgaattcagttcttctagTCTAcgagtccagtgctctatctcctGTGCCATGGTTGATCTACAGATGCTCTCGAGAATGGGGTCTTACAGTCAAGgcaatggggagaagagaaaagagtggaGGTTGGTGACTGCTGAGGGGgcctaaaattattattttaattttaatgataataatagagtTTTTCTACCAATTTATCTTGACCTGGGCTTCActttcttgtttctctctcttgatCTTCTTGTGATCCACAAGAGGTCTACTTTGTCATTTATGCAAAACACTCTTGTACCACTGCATATTCCAACACTAAATTAGTCCTACTTTGTCCTTTCTTCCTGGCCACTTGCTACTAACTGAAGCAAGggaatataatacaatattactCATTTGGTCCAATaggattttatattatcttttcccaatttattcatcaattcatataaatcattttatattCCCTTAATTCATTCTTTTACTCCCCTTACCATAGTAGacagtcaaaaatatttattaattatctattatgtgtcaggtacaatgttaaatactttttatacaaaatgagacaaaatatAGCCCCTGCCCTCATGAACTTCACAAATGGCGTAGCATCTATTCTATACATTTTTTCTTCACTTAAGATTTCTTTAACCCCTTCCTTCACTGTTACAGTTAATGATATAGCTGTAAACTAATACTAAGTCCATATCCTTTTACTGAGTAATATGAGTTCAAAGAAAATAACCTCTGACTTTCTCTTTCTATAAGATATTTCTTATGTCTATATACTACATGTCTCTTCTTCTTTAACCTAGTCTTTGATGAAGATATGACTTCTAACCTAGGCTGATACCTTTTATTATGTACACTTTACCCTATCCTCTCCAATCATCTTCATCTTATTGACTCTAAATCTTAAAGAATAAGGtctcaaagaagagataagaaaatgtatCCCTTCACTTTATTGCAGGGATAGTGAATCATCAGGTgtgaatatttcatatattttcaaatctttaaaatgtatatttgattttctttgtttctattttctattttctctaaaAATCCATGTCATACCTAGCCTAAACTACTCAGTATGGACAGGAGACTCAGAGAGGGCAGGAAACCTATTCACTTCCATGAATGAGAAATTGAGCaaatccaccaatcacttcctgaaaaacAGCTCAAAATAAAGTGCCCTAGGACTTTTATAGCAAAATCCATAGCTCTAAGGCCAAGGAAAATGTACCATAAGCATTCAGAATAAATATTCTAGAATCACTGTCAGGATTAACCAGGACCTAGCTGGTCCTACATTaaactggaaggcatggaatataatattctagaaggcaaaggatctaggactacaaccaagaatggtatacccagcaaaactgagcataatccttcagggaaacAAAGTCATTTAAAGGAATAGAGGAATTTTGTGCTttctttaacaacaaaaaaaagtgaaaagaaaatttgtgAAGCAAATTCAATactcaaaagaagcatgaaaaggtaaccTGAAAACTTGAGGGTTTCAGTGATGTAGAATTGAGAATATTCATACCTGGGAAAATGATAATCAAAATAATAAGGATAGCTGATATTTGACATACTAGAGGTAATTAAAGTATGTCACCTAAAGTACTTGACATACTTAacaattttattactattacagCAATGAAAAGAGTATGcataggaagaaagaaggaagctaaATATGATGGGCTGATATccacacccccccaaaaaaataaggGTTAGAAAAGATAGACCAATGTGGAGAAGTGAAAAGGAGATGATAGAAGGGTGTGAACAACCTCTCATGAAGAGGTGCATAAGAGACAAATACAATTGAGGACAGGATGGGGCATTGTCAGCAAAATTTGAACCTTACTCTTTTCAGAAGtagctcaaagtgggaataataccCACATTCATTCAGCAATATAAATCTATTGTATCCTTCACAATGGTAGGGATTTATAAGGGAAAGGGAGTGAATAAAAAGCTGAATGATGGGAGGTGGGGCTCAAAACCAAAACATCTTTGAAGAGGAAAAtgttaaaaggagaaagagagaagagaaagctggaggaaaacaagatggaaaaaatcacataattagcACAGCCgtgaatatgaatgggaagaaatcatccataaaaaggaaaaggatagcagagtggactaAAAACAAGAATCCCGGAaaatattgtctacaagaaacatatttatagaaggaagacacaaacacagagtagaagtaaggggctggagcagaatctactatgcttcagttaaagtaaaaaaaatagggaTAGCAATGGtgacctcagacaaagcaaaagtaaaaataaatctaataaaaagagataatgaaggaaatTACTTTATGTTAAAGTAgtcatagacaatgaaataatatcatatatatacatatatgtatatgtgtatatatatatgcactaaattgcatagcatccagattcctaatgGAAAATTTACATTACATgtgttacaggaggaaatagtaaaacattATTTGTGGGGTACCTCCTATTGCCTCTCCCAGAAgtagataaatataaaagtaaacaagaaggaagttaaggaggtaaatagaatttcagaaaagtttgatatgatagatctctggagaaaactgaatgcaaataaaaaagaatataccctTTTTTGTCACCAATACATGgcatcttcacaaaaattgacttATAAAAGGGCATAAAAATCTCACTACCAAATGTAAAAACAGCAGTAATATTATATACATGCTTTTCAGACCctgatacaataaaaattaaattgaacaaaAGGCAGCAGAAAGACTaagaattaattggaaacaaaataattttatcctaaagaaCACATGGGTCCAAGAATAAATAGTAGTAACAACCAAAAatttcaataaagaaaatgacaatgaggagacaacaaaacaaaaatctgtgCCATATTGTATGGTTagcaaatcaataagcatttattgggtATTTGTGTGTCAGGAACTTTGATAAGCagtggaaatacaaatacaagcagaaagaaagacagatccTACCTTTAAGGAATTAATGTTCTAATTGGAGACTACAACCCATAAAATTAAgctgaaaagagggaagggagatgaAAGAATGGGGGCATGGTAAAGAAAGTTCAGAGAGTCATGAGAACATTTTGAAgagttataaagaaataattgtAGGACCCCTGGGCCCCGGGCCAGCGGACAGAGACGAAGATGACGACAACTAGGAGGACGTGATCAAGGACTACCATGACCGCAGTGGGGTTGGTAGCAGCCGCATCAGCAGTTCAAGCTTCTAGGGAAAAGGAGGCAGAGGCTGCGGTAGCAGCGAGGACAACGTCCTGCGCATACCCCTCCTCGGTGGCACCCCTATTCCCTCCTCCTCTGtggaggcggcggcggcagcagcagcggaggcggcggcagcagcagcagcaacaacaacagcaacagcagcagcagtagcagcagtggCCACCATCTTCCTCCTGCTGCCAGTGGTAGTGCTTGTCGGGCGGAGCTGGTTGTTGGTCTTGATGATATTATGGATGAAGGAGTTGTTAAAGAAAGTGGTAATGATACCATTGATGAAGAAGAACTTATTTTGCCTAACAGAAATTTGAGGGACAAAGTGGAAGAAACTTCAGTCAGATCACCAAGAAAATCGCCTCGTTTAATGGCACAAGAACAAGTACGAAGTTTGAGACAAAGCAATATAGCCAAGAGTTCAAATACAACATCTTTAACTAATTCAAAGAAAGCAGCAGTCAAGAATGCATCTATACAAAAAACAGGAGTCAGACAACTGGACAGGTgtcaaaataaggaagaaagtatTTGTTCACCATCTAAACCAGAAGTTAGAATGAGTAGTCGACATACTGGGTTAACAGAAGAGATACCTGAAGTGTCAACAGTTTCTTCAAGTCATTCAGTAGCATCACCTTGTCATGAAGCCAAactagatattaaaaataaatgtcacaATCAGGGAGAAACAGCTCTGCCATCTCATCCATTAACTACTACTCAGATATCAGAGACTTGTGGTAGtactgaagaaaaggaaaatgaagctcTGAGGGAAAGTAAAATCAAAGGTGACagtcaagtattttttaaacttgtaGATAAAGAACAACAGGAACATAATGATCCTATTATCAATAAAACAGGTGAAATTAATCTTGAAGAAAGGGATTCTAAAGGAAGTATTGACCATAGATCAAAGGAATCCTTAAAATTTTCTAGAAAGTTTGACCAAATGGAGGTAGCAGAGGCTGTTGCTACCTCATCTGATGTTGCTGCTTATTCAAATCCAAATAGTATGGAAAAGAACAATGTGATTCTATTCAATTCTGTGGATAAGATTGCTGAATGTAATACAGAATTGCAAGATGTGGTGGAATCTGCTGTTAAGGCTGTAGCCTCACTTCAAGAAACTACAAACCTTTTGGGTAATCTTAAAGGAACAGATACTAAAATGTCTGATGAACCCTCTGATACCACAGAATTTAATCAAACTGATTTAAAGAATATAGATACTACTGCTAATGAATCAGAAAgcaatgttttagaaaaaaagggtCAGTGGTCCTCTTGACCAAAGTCCACAAAAgcatgatgaaaatgttaaaatGGAATCTCACGAAATAGCAGAAATTCAGCATGACAGAAACAACCAAAACAGTAATAtttcttcattagattgtaagaatGTCAAGTCCAAGAACACTAAATCTCTGATTCAGACTAAACAAAACATAGCCCCTGGTACTCAGAAAAAATTGTTTCAGCAAAACAAGAAATTCATAGTAAAACTAGAGTTGGAGTTAAAAGTATGAAAAGGAATGCTAATGAATCTCAGCATAATTTCCACAAACCagttaaagtaagaaaaaaaacaagttgaTAAAAACGTGAAGTCACAAAGTAGGGGTCCAGGGATCAAATCTGTAAAAAATCAAACTCATTCAACATTGAAAAAAGGGTCACAGGCTCAAAATTTACTACAAACCCCTAAATTATTGACTCACTCTTTGAGTGACAAAATGGAGAGTCACCTAGGTTGCTCTAAAGAATCTTATCCTACAGCTTCAACCCATACTAGACATTCGCAACATTCCAACCAGAAACAAATACATAAGCAACAGCAGTTGTCAACGACAATAAAAACTAATAGTCATGTAACGGAAGATACAGAATATTTAGGTTTAGAACATATGAAGGAGGAGGATAAACTGAAAGTGAAGAAAGCTGAGAAGAACCTTCAACCCCGCCAAAGAAGAAGTAGCAAAAGTTTTTCTCTGGATGAACCTCCATTATTCATTCCAGATAACATAGCTACTGTAAAACGAGAAGGTTCAGAACACgtctcttcatctgaaaacaaatatatgtagGCTCCCAGCAAGcagtgtgggtttttttttttttaattttttttaaacccttgtacttcggtgtattgtctcacaggtggaagattggtaagggtgggcaatgggggtcaattgacttgcccagggtcacacaggtgggaagtggctgaggccgggtttgaacctaggacctcctgtctctaggcctgactctcactccactgagctacccagctgccctcgagCAGTGTGGTTTTTGCAAAAAACCGCATGGcaacaggtgtgtgtgtgtatgtatgtatgtatgtatgtatgtgtggtgtgtgcatttaagaaaaaaattttttgggtTGGGAATTGTGTGATAACTTATTCCTTTATGTACAAAGGAATACTTTTGAAGTTTTTGGCAAATCAAAGAATTTAACTAGAGTATGTTAATAAAAAGACTGAGTTATGGATTGTATAAATTCCACATAGTTTTTTCCACTTGGAGAATTTTCTGAAAAGGTAATATCAACCaatttatatgtaaatgttttgttataaacatAGGAAATGTATCTTTTAGTGCTGAGGTATCTGCAGATTTAAAATTAAGACTCATCAGTATGAATGCTATACAGTATTTGGCATCTaacatacattttaattttgtttggctCAAAATCACTAGTCAAGAAAGTATGTAATGGAAATTCTAAATCATATGTATCATTAAAAAAAGTCTGTGTAAAGGGAAATATAATCCTTCCCTAAGACTACTATCACCTTTGATAAATACCAAACTTGAATTTTCTAATAAAATTTATCATCACCCtggcagcttaaaaaaaaaaaaagaaaaaaagaaataattgtagACTCATCCCTCTTAAAAAGGAGATTCTGGGAAGAAACAATGAGAATGACAAACCACAGAGGCAAAGAATATGTCTATTGTGAAGTCCAGGATGAAGTCAACCAAACTCTGCCATCAATCTTGACCCTATATATGGAAGCAACTAGATTAGCATCACTTAAATTTTGATATACTTGCACTATCTTGATACTCATTTGCCCCCGTACATACTTCTTTATTGATTTGTAGCTTCAAGGGGATTGAATGTATTATTTAAAAGTTTATCTTTAATCACAGATTTCTTTAATTTTGCTGTCATCATCATTgcctattttccttatttctctataACTCATTTATTAGGTCATGTTGTGAGAACTTTCCCATGATGACTACTCTCCCTGAATAACTGCTGATTACTTGAAGCTTACCTCGACCTCTGTAAATTGCTTGGCCCAACCCTTCAAAGGATTTAAGAAAGTGGGTTtgggattttatttcattttgtatgatTGTATTAACATTGCCCGTAATTTTTTCCTGCCCACATATTCAAGTATAGGGCATacatttaaatttagattttatcaatattaacattttatttattgtttaataCTTGTATATTTATTGgctgtttcattcattttaatatattttttaatttttaaattaaaacttgAAATATTTgcctgttttttaaatttctagatTCACAATCATGGCCTGATCACCTCCAATATATCCCAATCATGGCCTGATCAGCTCTGATATCTAAGTGCTACCTGAACTGAGAATAtgatagatattttttttttgcttaaagcTTCAATCATATAAAATCAAGAGCTTCTCATCcaatattctatttaaataaGTCTTTTACTCCTGAATTTAGGAAATCAATTTTCATATTCAtgttaaaaagatatttaatataaTGTCAATATAGCATGAGCTCATTCACATTTCTGTGGCATTACTGAATGGATAGTTTCTAGGTTGAGTAAATGGcaaattaatatgtaaataataactTACTAAATGATTAGATTATACATGAGAGTGTACCATGAGAAAGTACACCATTGATCCATATATCTTCTGTCTAAAACTTCTATACCTTTATCATAAgaatggtctagatcagtgatgggcaaactacagactgtgggccagatggggccccctgaaatgttctatcccattatgcacattattcctaatctgatgaatacaataagtaggatacaataaaatgaaacttcaaagagttgctttagaaacagacagaaagatgagcatttcctttcttttgggcccctcttttaaaagtttgcccatatcTGATCTAGATCAAGGCCAAGATGATGAAGCAAATGCCCATGAGCAAAACATTGCACTATAGCATATTAGATACAGTAAGAGACGATTCATGGTAAAAGAAACTCTTATTACTAACAATCAGTAAGACTAAGATAAAACCTGCTTTGATAGagtttctcctttccccctttataCTCTGCATTTCTCTGtactaatgaaataatagatataGTCCCTAATTAGTGTAAGATTTGTATAGttgctattttgttttgttttgaatctaTTCTTTTGTCTATTAAGCCTTTAATTATCACATCAATTATCTCAAAATTCTCTATTTTGCACAATACTGGGAAAAGTTTTCCTTATTTCAATGGTATCTGGACCAAcccagaaattgaacaagtgtTCATATGTGCACATAAATACACATACTCATCCTCTCCTTACTCCCTCACTTTAGTTTTGTGGTTTTAGAGTCTTTAAATTTCAAAGCTCCCTGTTTATCCTCAGCTATAAATAGCAGTGTGATTTTTATGTATTGAATGCTCCATTTAACCTTGACCCTTTTCCCATAGCTTGTTCTTCATCTGTGCTGCCAAGCTTAGTGTATAATAATCACTTCCTCCCACCTTCTTGAGAGTAGATTATTCCCTTTTGACCCCTTTCTATGGAGTTTTTCATTGACGGTAACCTCAATTTGACAACGTCTCTTTAAAGTGGAAAccaaaaatagataataaattgtCCTCTCCATGTTTTAAGTCGTCacttattccttcattttaaaagttacttttcttttattgtcattttttgaATAATAcagacaagtttttttttaatttttaatttttagaaaaattttccatggttacataattcatatatttcctttacccttcaccccctcaatcccctccccatagccaactctcatttccactggttttaacatgtgtgttCAGGCAAAACTTACTCATatgttattgatagttacattggtgtggtcctttcgggtctacatccccaatcatgtcctcatcaaaccaactgttcaaacagttgtttttcttctgtgtttcccctcatgtagttcttcctctgaatgtgggtagcattcttttccctaaatccctcagaattgtcttgggtcattgcattgctgctagtacagatgtcctttacaatcaattttaccacagtgtatctgtctctgtgtacagtgttcttctggctctgctcttttcactctgcatcaattcctggaggtctttccagttcgcatggaattcctccagtttattattcctttgagcacaatagtattccatcaccagcatataccacaatttgttcagccattccccaattgaagggcatactcttgctttccagttttttgccaccacaaagagcgcagctataaatatttttgtgcaaatctgtttatctatgatctctttggggtacaatcccagcaatggtatggctggatcaaagggcaggcattcttttattgctctttgggcatagttccaaattgccatccagaatggttgaatcagttcacaactccaccagcagtgcattaatgtcccaattttgccacacccctccaacattcattactctcccctgctatcattttagccaatcttctaggtgtgaggtggtaccttagagtggTTTTCATTTGCAGACAAGTTTTTGAGTGACTGATTTGGTCTTGTCATATTATGGGCATAATTGTATGTACAGTCAAATTAGTTTGCCACATTTAAGGATTATTTTTGAATAATCCTACCAAAAGTTATAGGATAATGCTGTTAACCATTCTGTTGCTGCTTTCAGAGACTATATTTCTTTCCTGGGGAAAAACCCATCTTATTACCCTAAATTGAATGAACTACTATAAGAGATAACATTTCTGCATAATGTAGCATTGAGAAAGAGGCATTTTAagtacatatgtgtgcatatgaatGATTGCATTATAATTTACTTTATTccataaaagaacaaaaattactgttgaaataaacaaaaccaaggAAATCTGCTTATGGTTATGATCCTAGTTCTTAtgattaaatatttaacaatgttCTATTGCAAACCTATGTTTTTTGGGATTTATTGTTATGATATAAAATTAAACTAGGCAAAGAacacctttttttaattttctaaatctGGTTTAAATTGGTTTGCCTGTTTTATGATATGAGGGTTTAAGGGTGGGGAAAATGTGGTACATCTAGTCTTCAATTACATTTAAgcgttttttttttattcagaatcTATGtgattagaagaagaaaaaaggaaaaaaatctttgaagccTTTTAATCCATAATAGAGAATGAAAATTTGAGACTAAGTTTACTGTAACTTATTTGAGTTACAATAAGACTAAGAGACTAGGTTACTTCAGTAACTAAGGTTACTGAAGATTGgatgtctttaaaaatatacacTTTCACAATTAATTTTGCATCATACACAGTCATTTAACTATAGTAGAGAGGAATTAGTAGTAGGAAATTAGATAAGTAAGTGGTTAGAGGATCAGCCTCAGAGTCAGAAGGAGCTTGGTCTGAGTTTTATATCTAACAAATCTCTGCAGTGACCATGGTCTCCTTATTTAAGTTCTAGTGTCTTTTTAAAGGTATAAATTATGAAAGAATCCAATATGCCTTGTTGAAAGCTCTTTCCAAATGGGGACTTTGATAGTTTTGAAATAAATGGTCTAAATTCTTCCAAAACCCAccactaaaaataaaacaaaacaataaatattatctcttctctGTTTAACACATATCTATATGCATCAATTACAGTTCATATTTATTGTTCATAAGTAGTTTTACTGATCCTTTCCATGTAGTTTATTGTAAGTGGGAGCTTTAAATTTGAATGGTTGGAAATTCATATTaatgaataaaaggaaattttctcattttatcttgaaTTATACTGACTTCCTATGGTACTAGCTTCTCTGCACTTATTTTCCTTACCTCTGGGGATAATAAAAGAGTTTTCAGGAAGTTCTTCTCCTGAGAGGAGTAGGAATTATGTGGGCCAGTTTCAAAACTGAATTTTTCTTGTCTCCAcctacaaaaaaggaaataatatgaagtACTTTTAAGTGTAAagcagaaaggagaagagattatGAAGCATAACATCATAAATAAACTTGGAGTTATAAAATCAAGCAATTTTCCCAAGATCACTGAAGTGgaaaagtcaagatttgaactcaaacacACTGAATTTAAATTGTCACTACTTCCACTATAATATGTGGTATCTCTTGtggaattcacatttttcttccagttctttaggACATGTCAGAATGTGTATTCTCCTGGGATAGACTTCAAGCATTAAGGATAAACTCCATGTGATCATGAGGCATTAAAGACAATCTGTAAATAAAACTTACTACAGATACTTATAATGTCAATATTAAGAACAATGACGAATAATATGAATTCACAGATACTGTAAAGAGAAAATATGTACAGTAATGACTAAAAAATCAAATGTTCATAAATGGTGACCacctaatgacaaaaaaaattcataagatttaatgaaaagaatgaatgaaatagaatgaaaatgCACTCATTGAACATTCAGGCTTATGGGGGTGAGGATGGAG belongs to Gracilinanus agilis isolate LMUSP501 chromosome 5, AgileGrace, whole genome shotgun sequence and includes:
- the LOC123249976 gene encoding LOW QUALITY PROTEIN: PHD finger protein 3-like (The sequence of the model RefSeq protein was modified relative to this genomic sequence to represent the inferred CDS: inserted 1 base in 1 codon; deleted 2 bases in 2 codons; substituted 1 base at 1 genomic stop codon), with product LPPAASGSACRAELVVGLDDIMDEGVVKESGNDTIDEEELILPNRNLRDKVEETSVRSPRKSPRLMAQEQVRSLRQSNIAKSSNTTSLTNSKKAAVKNASIQKTGVRQLDRCQNKEESICSPSKPEVRMSSRHTGLTEEIPEVSTVSSSHSVASPCHEAKLDIKNKCHNQGETALPSHPLTTTQISETCGSTEEKENEALRESKIKGDSQVFFKLVDKEQQEHNDPIINKTGEINLEERDSKGSIDHRSKESLKFSRKFDQMEVAEAVATSSDVAAYSNPNSMEKNNVILFNSVDKIAECNTELQDVVESAVKAVASLQETTNLLGNLKGTDTKMSDEPSDTTEFNQTDLKNIDTTANESESNVLEKRVSGPLDQSPQKHDENVKMESHEIAEIQHDRNNQNSNISSLDCKNVKSKNTKSLIQTKQNIAPGTXEKIVSAKQEIHSKTRVGVKSMKRNANESQHNFHKPVKVRKKQVDKNVKSQSRGPGIKSVKNQTHSTLKKGSQAQNLLQTPKLLTHSLSDKMESHLGCSKESYPTASTHTRHSQHSNQKQIHKQQQLSTTIKTNSHVTEDTEYLGLEHMKEEDKLKVKKAEKNLQPRQRRSSKSFSLDEPPLFIPDNIATVKREGSEHVSSSENKYMXAPSKQSALEQCGFCKKPHGNRCVCVYQGQDDEANAHEQNIAL